In Papio anubis isolate 15944 chromosome 20, Panubis1.0, whole genome shotgun sequence, a single window of DNA contains:
- the DNAAF3 gene encoding LOW QUALITY PROTEIN: dynein assembly factor 3, axonemal (The sequence of the model RefSeq protein was modified relative to this genomic sequence to represent the inferred CDS: substituted 2 bases at 2 genomic stop codons) — MLPLVDXSKRAGTLGSSCGVPRVHSAALSGEEGASRDIWRIKVWAGVMTTPAGSGRGFGSVSWWGLSPALDLQAESPPVDPDSQADTVHSTPELDVLLLGSVDGRHLLRTLSRAKLWPRRRFNFFVLENNLEAVARHMLIFSLALEDPEKMGLQERSETFLEVWGNALLRPPVAAFVRAQADLLAHLVPEPDRLEEQLPWLSLRALKVPPPGLHLGSGGRGKNGSAQSKGRALMEQAAGSGVRVPVPRLPLWDLHYLGPRHASRGVSDWDLRMKLHDRGAQVIHTQEFRRWRDTGVAFELRDSSAYHVPNRTLASGRLLSYRGERVAARGYWGDIATGPFVAFGIEADDESLLRTSNGQPVKTAGEITQHNVTELLREVAAWGRARASRGDPEEQQRSERXPLYPLPPAAPTPESFTVHFLPLNSAETLHHKSCYNGRFQLLYVACGMVHLLSPELGACVAPGGNLIVELARYLVDVRQEQLQGFNTQVGERAQAAGFAPQTRARPSETFARFCKSQDSALGSTDPAVEPGTPSLDVLAQPLEASSPAPEGLTQPLQGGTPQWEPCQLPSESPGSLSEVLAQPQGALALSNCESDSNTGVDPTPRYPLSPTSKVRL, encoded by the exons ATGCTCCCATTGGTTGATTGATCGAAAAGGGCGGGGACTCTGGGCAGCAGTTGCGGAGTGCCGCGGGTCCACAGTGCTGCACTGAGCGGAGAGGAAGGCGCGTCCCGGGATATTTGGAGGATAAAGGTGTGGGCAGG GGTGATGACCACACCTGCCGGCTCCGGCAGGGGCTTCGGCTCCGTGTCCTGGTGGGGCCTGTCCCCGGCGCTGGACCTGCAGGCTGAAA GTCCTCCTGTGGACCCAGATTCCCAGGCCGATACGGTGCACAGCACCCCCGAGCTAGACGTGCTGCTTCTGGGCTCTGTGGATGGACGGCACCTGCTGCGGACGCTGTCCCGAGCGAAGCTCTGGCCTCGCAGGAGGTTCAAT TTCTTTGTGCTGGAGAATAATCTGGAAGCTGTGGCCCGACACATGTTGATCTTCAGCTTAGCCCTAGAGGATCCAGAGAAGATGGGGCTGCAAG AGCGGAGCGAGACCTTCCTGGAGGTGTGGGGGAACGCGCTGCTGCGCCCGCCGGTGGCCGCCTTCGTGCGCGCCCAGGCCGACCTGCTGGCTCACCTGGTCCCCGAGCCCGACCGCCTGGAGGAGCAGCtgccctggctcagcctccgagCCCTCAAGGTGCCGCCGCCCGGCCTCCATCTGGGATCGGGTGGCCGCGGGAAGAATGGAAGTGCGCAGTCCAAAGGACGTGCGTTGATGGAGCAGGCGGCGGGTTCGGGAGTTCGAGTCCCAGTTCCCCGACTCCCACTGTGGGATTTG CACTACCTGGGCCCCCGCCACGCCTCGCGCGGTGTCAGCGACTGGGACCTGCGCATGAAGCTGCATGACCGCGGG gcccaaGTCATTCACACCCAGGAGTTCCGACGCTGGCGGGACACAGGCGTCGCCTTTGAACTCAGGGACTCCAGCGCCTATCACGTGCCCAACCGGACCCTGGCGTCGGGTCGCCTCCTGAGCTAC CGCGGGGAGCGCGTGGCAGCGCGCGGGTACTGGGGGGACATCGCCACGGGGCCCTTCGTGGCCTTCGGCATCGAAGCGGACGACGAGAGCCTTCTGCGGACCAGCAACGGACAGCCGGTCAAG ACTGCCGGGGAGATCACGCAACACAACGTGACAGAGCTGCTCCGCGAGGTGGCCGCCTGGGGGCGCGCGAGAGCCAGCCGGGGGGACCCGGAGGAGCAGCAGCGCTCGGAG AGGTGACCCCTCTATCCCCTACCTCCAGCAGCCCCCACCCCGGAATCATTCACTGTCCACTTCCTGCCACTCAATTCTGCTGAGACTCTCCACCACAAGAGCTGCTACAATGGCCGGTTCCAGCTCCTCTATGTGGCCTGTGG GATGGTCCATCTTCTCAGCCCCGAGCTTGGGGCCTGTGTGGCACCTGGAGGGAACCTGATTGTGGAATTAGCCCG GTACCTGGTGGACGTGCGGCAGGAGCAGCTGCAGGGATTCAACACCCAGGTCGGGGAGCGAGCTCAGGCAGCTGGATTTGCTCCACAGACCCGGGCCAGGCCCTCAGAGACCTTCGCACGTTTCTGCAAGTCCCAGGACTCAGCTCTGGGCAGCACTGACCCAGCTGTGGAACCCGGAACTCCATCCCTTGACGTCCTGGCCCAGCCTCTTGAAGCCAGCAGCCCAGCCCCTGAGGGCCTGACCCAGCCTCTGCAGGGTGGGACCCCACAGTGGGAGCCCTGCCAGCTGCCCTCTGAGTCTCCAGGTTCACTCTCAGAGGTTCTGGCTCAGCCCCAAGGGGCTTTGGCTCTGTCCAACTGTGAGTCAGACTCCAACACTGGAGTTGACCCAACCCCTAGATACCCCTTATCTCCAACTTCCAAAGTCAGGTTGTAG